From Lactobacillus sp. PV012:
CAGCGTTCTTTAAGCCAGAAGCAACAGCAGCACGAGTAATACCTGCAACGTAGTGATCAGAATCCCAAACGCTACGACCATTGTCATGGTATTGCTTAGCAACTTTATCAGCAAAATCCATAGCAGATTTGTTTAAAACCCAAGGCTTTTTGTTAAGTTGACTACGAGCTGAGTTAATCAAGCGAAGAGCAAAACGGTTGATTTCAAGCTTTTGGCTGGAAGATAACTTAGTTACATCAACCATAACATTTTTGTCAGCATCGTCACCAACAAATTGGTTTTCTTTAACCCCTTTAACAGAAGCGTTAATTAAAGCTTTTTTGTTTTTAGCAGAAATCTTATTATTATCAACTTGAGCAATACGTTTAGCAGTGTAACCACTAGGTAAAGTAATGGAAGTTGATTCAGCTTTTACAGAAGTTGAATTAATTGAAGTAGCAACAACTAATCCAATAACAAATAAAATAATAGTAAATACATTTTTTAATAACAACTTAGTGTTTTTCATAATATTTTTACTCCTTTTGGGGTCATATAAATATAATTTTTTCTTTAATTCAATCTACAAATGCTATTATATCAGCATTAAATGACATTGCAATTTTAATAACATATTTACGGACATAAAATAACCAGTATTTACCATATTATATTAAATAAAATAAGCGCTTACATGTTATTATAATGGGATAAATAACGCATTATTATTTAAATAACATATTATAAGGATAATTTTTTAAAAATAATTTTTGAAGATATTTTTGAACAAGTGTTATTAAATAGAAACTTTACAAACAAAGAAATAAATAGTAACCTACTAATATCTCTTTGAACTAAAAATGGAGGAATTTGATGTTTTCTAAAAATGCCGTTAAAGCAAAACTTTTGGCAATTATATTGGCTTTAGTGATAGCTCTAGGAATGAGTTGGCTCGCAAGTCAACGTGTAAATGCAAGTATTAAAGAAACGGCAATGCATGGAAAGATTATTATAAAGTACTCAGGTAAGGGAAAAGTACATTTACTTAACGAGGATGGAAAGTATATTAAGAAGTATGCTAAAAAAGATTCCAAATGGAAGGTTTATGCTAAAGCAACCATTCGAAAACAATTGATGTATCGTATTGGCAAGAATACTTGGATTCCCGCAAAATATACTAAAAAAGCCTCCACTAAAACTGCAGCTAGTGCTCCAGTTCAATGGAAGGCAAAAAGTAGTGAAAAAGGTTTTTTAGTAAATACAAGTTCTGTAGGAAAAATAATTGGTAATAAAACAACTAAGAAATTTTATTTACCGGGTAAAAAAAATCATAAAATTCTATCTTTAAATATGGTATTTTTTTCTTCTAAAAAAGAAGCTGAGGATGCAGGTTATAAGTTAGCAAATTAAAAAGGTCTACCTTCAAATAAGGTAAACCTTTTTAATTGTTATTTGCTTTCGTAACCAATCATTAAACCACCATTTTCGGCATAGTAGCTACATAAACCACCGCATTTTCCAATGGTGATTTTTGCATCAGGGAATTTACTTAAAAGTAAATTCTCAATTGCTTCAGCACCGGCTAAATTATCAACATGGTCGATAGCAACTTTTCCGCCATTGTAACCATATTCAATCATTTTCTTTACAATTTGACTGTAGGTTTTTTTAGCCCCCCGTGCTTTGCCAATGGATTCAAATTTTCCCTGAACACTAGCGCGCCCGATAACATTTAATTTAAGCATCCCCATTACCTTAGCAGCAGCGCCAGATACACGCCCACTATTTACAAGATTAGTTAAATCTTGTAAGGCAAAAATTAAATTAAGATGTTCTTGGTAATCTTCAATTTTTTTGACTATTTCTTTAAAAGAGAGTCCTTCTTTAATAAGCTCACCAGTTTTTTCGGCAAGTAATTTGACTTGTGGGCCGGCTGAGTGACTATCAAAAACAAGAATTTTAGCTTTAGGGTGAGTAGTATGATATTCTGTTGCGGCTTGCTTAGCAGCATTGTAGCTTCCCGATAGTGCCCCTGAAATGGTAAAGACAAAGATTTCATCACTATCGCCAAAAGCAGTTAGCCAATCATGGATATTAGGACAGGAAGTGGTAGTTTTAACACTATTTTCACTTAGAGCTTCTTTAAGTAAAGTTGGATCAATGTGACCATCATCGCGCCAAGACTTATTTCCCACTTGAATAGTCAAAGGTACGTTTTCATGAGGAGTACCTGAACATTCAGAAGTTAAAAGATTAGCACTGGAGTCTGTAAGAATTTTAGCTGTCATGATTATCCTCACTATATTTAATCAAATTATTATACTTTTATTAATATAAGCTTAGGCAAAAAAGTGAATTGTGTCAATTAAAACGAATGTTATACTTTGTAGTAGAAAACACAAAGTAGAATGGGTAGAAAAATGAATAATCCTTGGAGTAAACTAAAACAAAATGATCTATTAAGACGTTTTTTTGTACTTTTAATAATTGGAATAATTTTATATGAAGCACGAGCGATGATTGATACAATTTTGCTGACATTCATCTTTACATATATTGTGATTCATATAATCAAAAAAGTTCAAAGTATAATTCCTCGCTTCCCGACGAAACTAATTGTGGGGATCATCTATCTTTTATTATTTGGATTGCTGTATTTTGTAGTCACTATTTATATTCCTTTGTTGGCTAAACAAATTACTAAAATTGTACGCTCAATGATTAGTTTTTATCAAAGTCATCAAATGACAGGCATATTAAAAGATATTGAAAAATATATCAACCGAGAAGAAATAGTAAGTTCAGCTCGTCATGGGATGAATTTTATTATTCATACAATTACAAATGTGGGTACTTTAACAGTTGCGTTATTGATGTCAGTATTTTTGAGTTTCTTTTATACTTTTGAATTGAAAAAAATGCATCAATTTTCAAATTTATTTGTAACAGAAGGAAGTTTTAAGTGGTTTTTTGAAGATTTAAAATTTTTAGGACAAAAATTTGCTGATACTTTTGGAGTAGTACTAGAAGCACAATTTTTTATTGCTATCTGTAATACAATTCTGACAATGATTGGACTAATTATATTGAAAATGCCGCAGATTGTGGCTTTAGGATTGATGATCTTTGTTTTAAGTTTAATTCCAGTTGCAGGAGTTATAATTTCACTGATTCCCTTAAGTCTAGTCGCATATTCAGTAGGTGGTATAAAAGATGTAGTTTATATCTTAATTTTAATTTTGATCATTCATGCTATTGAAGCCTACTTTCTTAATCCAAAATTTATGGCTAGCAAAACTCAATTACCAATTTTTTATACTTTTTTGATTCTTTTAGTGGCTGAAAAATTCTGGGGAACTTGGGGGTTAATTGTGGGTGTACCACTTTTTACTTTCTTTATTGAATTAATTGGGATTAATCCGAGAAAAGATAAAAAGAAGAAACGAAAAACAAAAATTTTCTAGTAAAAAAGATATCTGGAAAACAATGAAGTGCCATAAGAAAGTTAGACACTTTATAAAATTTTAAATACTTGATAATACACGATTTCTGTATTTTGATATGAACCCCGAAATTCGGACAAGAATTTCGAGGTTTTTTATTATGACTAAACTGTCTAAACAAGATAAAATTGATATTTATAATAATTGGAAATATTACGGTAAATCTTCTCTTCAATTAGGAAAAGAATATGGAATTACCTCTGATAGTCTTAGATACTTATTTAAATTAATCGATAAATATGGATTAGAAATCCTAGATAAGCCCTATACTTTTTATTCAATAGAATTTAAAGAAAAGGCAATTAGAAGGGTTCTTTCAGGAGACGAAACTATGTCCCAAATATCATTAGATCTTGGTTTACGTAGTAGGGCCATGCTTTACAATTGGGTTCGCAAATACAAAGAAAATGGGTATAATGTCATTAATCATAAGAAAGGTAGAAGATCTAATGCAGAACAAAGACAAACAGATTCAAGAACTTCAAAAGCAAATCAAGGACCTCAAACAAAAGAATTTAGAGCTTACTGTCGAGAACGAATTTATAAAAAAATTAGATGCCTTAGTGGCACAAAGAATCAGAAACCAAAAGCACAAGAAATAGTTTCTGCAGTCACACAGCTAAGGCAAGAACTTCATGTGACTGTGAGTTTTGTGCTTAAAGTGATCAATTCTAAACCTGACCTTCCTCACCTATCTAGGAGTAATTATTACTATGTTCAAGGACATGATGATAAAGATAGGAAAAACCAAAATATCATGGAAAGGATCAAAGAAGTATATGAAGAGCACAAACATCGCTACGGTTATAGAAGAATTACTGCACAACTTCAACGTGAAGGACTTAAAATCAATCATAAGAAAGTAAAACGTCTAATGACTAAAATGCACTTATATGGCATTGCCATTAGACGTAAGCATAAATATTCAAGCTATCGTGGAACTGTAGGTAAGATCAAAAGTAACTTGATTAAACGTAATTTCAAGTCTGTAATTCCAAATAAAAAGTGGTATTCAGATGTGACGGAATTTCATTTGAATGGTGAAAAGCTTTATCTATCCCCAATTATGGACGGTTGCACACAAGAGATTGTCTCTTATACTCTAAGTCGTCATCCTGTTTTAAAGCAAGTAATGGATATGTTAAAGCTGGCCTATAAAAAGTATCCGGCCCTTAATGGTTTAGTATTTCATACTGATCAAGGCTGGCAATATCAACATCCTCTCTTTCAATCATGGCTTAAAAATCATGGCATAACCCAAAGTATGTCACGTAAAGGTAATTCTTTAGATGATGGCATGATGGAGGGTTTCTTTGGCATACTTAAAAGAGAAATGTTTTATGGATTCGAAAATAATTTTAGTAATTTAGATGAGTTAGAAGAAGCCATCAAAGAATATATTGAATATTACAATACTAAACGAATTAAAACTGTACTAAAAAATCGCACACCGATTGAATATCGGAATGCGATTATGAATCAAAGCTAATTAATAATATGTCCTAATTTTAGGGTTCATATCATTTTACAGGAGTCGTGTATTTTAATTTATTGGAACGACGAATATTATTAAACCAAGTGACATACTTACTTAACACTTGCTTCATCTCTTCAAGAGAGCCAATCTTAAGTCGATTTAGGCATTCTCTTTTCATTAGGTTGAATATAGTTTCACCTGGCGCATTATCATGACAATTTCCTTTTCTAGACATGCTTTGTGTAATATTCATTTCTTTAAGACGGGCTTGATAACCAGCATTTTGATATTGAAAACCTTGATCAGAATGTAAAATTGGTCGTGCATCTTTTGGTAAATTTACTTCAAGTTCATCAAGCATCCTATAAATAGTCTTCATCTCAGGAGAGTAACTAACTGCACAAGCCAGTATTTCCAGAGATGCTTCATCAACTATTGGTGAAATATAGACTTTTTTGCCATTAGTTAATTTGTATTCTGTTACATCGGTATGCAAGACCTTATAAGGGATAGTCTCATCAAAGATCTGATTAAGAATATTAGGAGCCTTTTTGCCAACGCTACCTTTATAAGAACTGTACTTAGCTGTATTCTTATGATAAATCATGGTTTTAATACCCATATCACGCATAATTTTACGAACAGTTTCCTTAGCAAGATTGATACCAGTATCTTTTAAAGCGCCCCAAATACGCCGATAACCGTATGTTTCATTACTTTCATCATAATAAATATGATTAATTTCTTTCTTAACTTTAGCGTATCTATCGCACTTATTAATTCGATTTTTTAAGTTATCATAATATGTTTTTCGATTAAGCTTAAGCAGACTAAATAAGGTATTCAGCTTTACAGTTGGCACTTTAGCCCGAATATCCTTGATAATTAGCGTTTTTTCTTTGTTGGATAGCGAGGATAACGGGCAGCCACTTTTTTTAAGACAAGATTCTCCAGTTTTAATTTTTCGATTTCCGCTTCTTGTTTAATAATCTTCTCTTCATATTTTTGCTTCTCACTAAGTTTTATCTTTTGAGCTTGTTTCTTTTTAGGTTTCTTAGGCATTTTGGATGGATGTCCTTTCTGCTTAGGAAGTAAACCAGCCATACCTTCTTTTTTAAATTTATTAACCCAAGTGTAAACCTGAGAAGAATTTATATTGAACTTGGCAGCTACCGGAGTTATTCCTAAATTAGGATTATTTAAATAATAGCGTACCACATTTAACTTAAACTCAGGAGAATAGTTCATCTTCTTATGTTTAATTTTAAGAGATTCAAGGCCATTTTCATCAGCCTGATGAATCCATTTATATACCATAGAGTAAGGAATATTGTACTTTCTACTTAATCCCTTTATTGAATCTTGATGATTAAAGAATTCAGAAACAATCTTAATTTTGAACCCATTAGAATATTTAGTCATAAAAAATACCTCACAATCGTTAGATCTATGTCTAACAATTATGAGGCACTTCACAACGACCAGATATCTTTTTAGTTAGCAAAATATTTTAAAATCTTTTCTTCGGTTAAATTATTTCTTTCTTGTCCTGTAACATCTAAAACAACTTGTCCGTCCTTTAAAATTAGGGTGCGATTACCATATAATAAAGCATCTTTAAGTTGATGAGTGATCATAATACAAGTTAAATTATCTTTTTTAACTACTTTATCTGTCAATTCTAATAATCCGCGACTTGTATTGGGATCTAAAGCAGCAGTATGCTCATCGAGCAAGAGCACATCTGGCCGAGTAATAGTAGCCATTAAAAAACTAAGTGTTTGACGTTGCCCACCAGATAAATTACCTGCAAAGGTATTTAACCGATCCTGTAACCCATTAGGAAGTTGGGCGGTTTTTTCTTTGAAGAAGTCCAGCTGTTGGTCAAGTTTTCTTAACTTTAAGGTGCGGCGTTGGCCACGCTTAGTAGCTAGTAATAAGTTTTCAGCTACTGTCATTCTAGGTGCGGTTCCCATTTTCGGGTCTTGAAAAACTTGAGCAATATATTTTGTTCTTTTGACATCGTTTAAGCGAGTAATATTTTTTCCTTTAAGAAAAACTTCACCACTAGCTGGCATTAAGGAGCCATTGATAACATTTAATAAAGTAGATTTTCCTGCCCCATTAGTTCCGAGTAAGGTCACAAAGTCTCCTTGATGAAGAGTAAGATTTAAATTTTTTAGGATCTTTTTTTCATCACTGCTGCCCGCATTAACAACGGTGTTAATATTTTTAAGTTTTAAAATCTCTTGGTTCATGGCTTTTCTACTCCTTTCTTAATTGATTTACGTAAATGAAATTTATTTTCAAAAAGTGGCAACATTAAGCAAATTGCTAAAATGATTGCTGAGAGTAATTTAAAGTCATTAGTACTAAATCCGAGTTGTAAAACAATTAATAAAACAAAGCGATAAAGAATGCTACCGACGACAACAGCAATTAAACGTGCTGTTAACGAAAGATTGCGATAAAAAACTTCTCCGATGATAATTGCAGCTAGTCCAATAACAATTGTCCCGATTCCTTGGTTAACATCAGCGTAACCACTATTTTGGGCGATGAGGCCACCACTTAGCCCAATTAAACCATTTGAAATCATGAGGCCTAAAATCTTCATGTTATCAGTATTAATTCCTAGAGAACGAGCCATTTTTTCATTGTCACCAGTTGCAATAAAACTTTGTCCCAATTCTGTATTAAGAAACAAAGCAACCAAAATTACAATTACTACTGCAGCGATTAAACCAACTGTTACACTGGCAAACCCATCTGGCAAATTAGCTAAAAACTTTCCACTAAAAAGTGTGGCATGGTTTAAAAGTCCAACATTAGCTTTACCTAAAATGTGGAGGTTAACTGAGTAAATTCCTGTCATGGTCAAAATTCCTGCTAGTAAAACTGGAATTTTCCCTTTGGTATAAAGTAAACCAGTGACTGCTCCAGTGATTAAACCAGCAATAAAAGAAAGCAGGGTAGCAACCCAAGGATTAACGCCGTGGACTAAAGAACTCACACAAACAGCTGCACCAAAAGGAAAAGTTCCTTCAACAGTCATATCAGCAATATCTAAAATTCGAAAACTTAAGTAAAGACCTAAAGCTAAAATTGCCCAAATTAATCCTTGACCAATGGTTGAGGTAATTAAACTCATTTAATAATACTTCCTTTCTTTTGTGCTTGTTTAATAATTGCGGTTGGAATTTGAAGATGCAACTCATTTGCAGCTTTTTCGTTGATGATTGTGGAATAGCTGTGGATAACTTTAACTGGAATTTCGCTAGGATTTTTTCCTTTTAAAACTTCAGCAGCAATTTTTCCAGTAGCTTTTCCCATATCAAATTGGCTAACATAAGTTGCAGCAACCCCACCACTTTTTACCATTGCATCAACGGCCGGGAAAACGGGTAGGTGAGCTTGATTAGTGATTTTAATTAAGCTCGAAAATCCTGAAGCTACTGTATTATCAGTTGGGACATAAACTGCTTGAACTTGGCCAGCCATGGTTTGAGCTACTTGCTGGATATCATTGGTTGAAGTAATAGTATAGGGATGCACACGTAGCTTACGTTGCTGGGCAAGTCTTTTGAATTCTTTGAATTCTGAGGTAGAAGAATCATCACTTGAAGTATAAAGAACGCCAATGTCTTTTAATTTAGGAAGAAAAGCTTGAATTAAATCGAGTTGTTGCTTAATTGGTTGCATATCTTTAACTCCAGTAACTTTTCCACCGGGATGTTCTAGACTATGGACAAGTCCACTACCAATTGGATCACTGATTGCTCCCATAATAACTGGTGTTTTTCCTGGCTCATTAGCTAGTGCTTGAGCAGCTGGAGTAGCAATACCAATAGTAACTTTAGCGTTTTTTTGAATAAAACGGTCACTCATTGATTTTAAGTTGCTTTGATCTCCTTGGGCATTTTCAAAATCAATAGTAATGTTTTTGTGGTTAACGTACCCATCTTCTTTAAGTCCAGCAATAATTCCACGATGGATTTCATCTAAAGAGGGATGGCTAACAGTTTGTAAAATTCCCACTATTGGTTTACTAGCAGAATTATTAGTAGCATTATCGTTGGATTCAACAAAAAATGCTGTTATTAAAAATATAAATAAAAGTATGATAGTTGTGACTAATTTTTTCATATAAATAGCTCCAAGTAAAAAAGCATCCCCTGCTAATAAAACAGGAGATGCAGTAAAAGCAAAACCCGCAGCAGGGTAAAAAGATACTCTGTGCGGGTTTAAATTATAAAAGAAAATTACCAGCACAGATACGAAACCTACTTGGGTCGTATCTGTTTACCAGAAACAACCCTAATGCTGGAATTGCCAACGAAGATTTGTTTGAGCTTGCATAGTAATTTTCCTTTCTAAGAAATTGATTTAATATTTGATTTTATTATATCAATTATTTTTTTTAATTCAAATATATTTTAGACTTTAAAGCCCATCTGTTTTCTCAAACTAGCATACAGTGGACGCCCACCTAAGGTTGAAAGAACTACTGAAGCAATAAAGACAGCCATAATCATAGGTAACACTTGCTCTACGGTTCCTACGATTTCTGTCAAAAGCATGATTGCAGTAAAGGGAGCATGAAGACAGGCCCCTAGGTAGGCAGCCATCGATACAATAATAATGTTAGTATAATTTGCACTGGGAATTAAGTGAAGGTGGATTAAAATAGTAGAAAAAATTAATCCTAAAAGCGAGCCTAAAACTAAATTGGGCATAAAAATCCCACCTGGTAAGGAACTGGCATAACAAATCATTGAAAAAATAAAACGTAAAATGAAGAAAATAATTGGAATTAATAACCAGGTCAGATCACCTAAACGTTCTTGTTTAACAATGATGGGATTGTGGTAGAGAATATCGATTAAAGAATGGGATCCTCCTAAGGTCCGAGGAAAAATTAATCCGATGGGGATAACTAAAAGAAAAGGAATAATACTATGATATTGACGTGGAATGATTTTTAATTTGCTAAAAATCCATTTAGCATTGAGCAAACTCCACTGGTATGAATAAGCCAGAAGACCAGCCCCAATTCCTACTAATACTAATGACCAATAAGAAGAAACAGGTAATTTATGGGCGATGGGCAAATAGAGTACGGGGCGATTTCCAAAGAAAATCAAAGTAACTAAATCAGCAGAGGCAGCCGCAGCTAGTGCAGTCAGTACTTCTTTGGGTTTAAACGAAGAAGAAATTTCTTCAACTAAGAAGAAAACACCTGCAAAAGGAGCACTAACAGCTGCACTTAAACCAGCTGCAATTCCAGCATATTGCAGAATTTTAGTATCTTGCGGCGGATTAGTATAAAAGAAATCATTTGCATAACCAGTCGCAATCATTGCTCCCATTTCAATACAAGGACCTTCACGACCTAAGAATAATCCAGGTGCAAGGGCTAAAAGAGTCCCAATAAATTTGCGCCAAAGAATTGTAAACCAAGGCATGGAATTTTCATCTAAGAGCATGGCTTGAAGTTGGGGAATTCCTGAACCAGCCAAATTATTAATTTGTGGCTTAATAATTTGTCCCACTACAAAACAGAGCAAGATGGTAAAGATAATGAATGGAAGTATCCAAACTGGGTGGGAAGATAAATAAGGATACAAAACATACAATAATTTGATACTGTGATCTAATAGAATTCTAAAAATGCTGACAACAAGTCCAATACTCAAACCTATGAAAATACCTTGGCCTAATATTCTTAATATAGTAGAGGTAAAAGGCTTAGCGAGAATTTTTTTCGCAGGTAACACAAAATTCCTCTTTTCTAATGAAATACTTAGAATATTATATAGCGACACCTGTTTCATATGAAACTATTTTTTAAAATAATACTTATTATTTTATTTTTTCAAGTAAGGGTGGTATTGTAAAGATGAAGGCAGAAAGATAAACCTTTTTCCTTCCTATTACAAGCTAGTAATAGTTCATATTTAGATAGAATCCAACTATCTTATTCATATTATTTTCCCCCAAAAAATTACTTTCCTAGTTATACTTAATTAACTATGAAAAAAGGTACTATCAAATCAGATTGATAGTGCCTTTTCATTTGAAATTATAAAATTAATTTTCCCAGTAAGAAGATTACTAAAATAATAAGTAGGGGAACTAAAATATAAGCTGCTATAGAAAAAATTATAATCGCAGCAATTATAAAAAAGACAATTTTAATGATACCAATTCCCAGCTTAAGCAAGAGCCAGATGATCAAAATTGCAAGTA
This genomic window contains:
- a CDS encoding AI-2E family transporter, translating into MNNPWSKLKQNDLLRRFFVLLIIGIILYEARAMIDTILLTFIFTYIVIHIIKKVQSIIPRFPTKLIVGIIYLLLFGLLYFVVTIYIPLLAKQITKIVRSMISFYQSHQMTGILKDIEKYINREEIVSSARHGMNFIIHTITNVGTLTVALLMSVFLSFFYTFELKKMHQFSNLFVTEGSFKWFFEDLKFLGQKFADTFGVVLEAQFFIAICNTILTMIGLIILKMPQIVALGLMIFVLSLIPVAGVIISLIPLSLVAYSVGGIKDVVYILILILIIHAIEAYFLNPKFMASKTQLPIFYTFLILLVAEKFWGTWGLIVGVPLFTFFIELIGINPRKDKKKKRKTKIF
- a CDS encoding DegV family protein, yielding MTAKILTDSSANLLTSECSGTPHENVPLTIQVGNKSWRDDGHIDPTLLKEALSENSVKTTTSCPNIHDWLTAFGDSDEIFVFTISGALSGSYNAAKQAATEYHTTHPKAKILVFDSHSAGPQVKLLAEKTGELIKEGLSFKEIVKKIEDYQEHLNLIFALQDLTNLVNSGRVSGAAAKVMGMLKLNVIGRASVQGKFESIGKARGAKKTYSQIVKKMIEYGYNGGKVAIDHVDNLAGAEAIENLLLSKFPDAKITIGKCGGLCSYYAENGGLMIGYESK
- a CDS encoding ClC family H(+)/Cl(-) exchange transporter, which translates into the protein MLPAKKILAKPFTSTILRILGQGIFIGLSIGLVVSIFRILLDHSIKLLYVLYPYLSSHPVWILPFIIFTILLCFVVGQIIKPQINNLAGSGIPQLQAMLLDENSMPWFTILWRKFIGTLLALAPGLFLGREGPCIEMGAMIATGYANDFFYTNPPQDTKILQYAGIAAGLSAAVSAPFAGVFFLVEEISSSFKPKEVLTALAAAASADLVTLIFFGNRPVLYLPIAHKLPVSSYWSLVLVGIGAGLLAYSYQWSLLNAKWIFSKLKIIPRQYHSIIPFLLVIPIGLIFPRTLGGSHSLIDILYHNPIIVKQERLGDLTWLLIPIIFFILRFIFSMICYASSLPGGIFMPNLVLGSLLGLIFSTILIHLHLIPSANYTNIIIVSMAAYLGACLHAPFTAIMLLTEIVGTVEQVLPMIMAVFIASVVLSTLGGRPLYASLRKQMGFKV
- a CDS encoding SEC10/PgrA surface exclusion domain-containing protein, which codes for MKNTKLLLKNVFTIILFVIGLVVATSINSTSVKAESTSITLPSGYTAKRIAQVDNNKISAKNKKALINASVKGVKENQFVGDDADKNVMVDVTKLSSSQKLEINRFALRLINSARSQLNKKPWVLNKSAMDFADKVAKQYHDNGRSVWDSDHYVAGITRAAVASGLKNAGQVYEDESGLPITSEFSGSTRSMYALKRQVYFNIKQMLFGGYYGTESQADNTAYYTEWEHAGDLLGCRSLKGYDAPTKYFGMSFSDLPNDHSKISVHFMGVAKRYIKNTKKFNIHANL
- a CDS encoding SLAP domain-containing protein; translation: MFSKNAVKAKLLAIILALVIALGMSWLASQRVNASIKETAMHGKIIIKYSGKGKVHLLNEDGKYIKKYAKKDSKWKVYAKATIRKQLMYRIGKNTWIPAKYTKKASTKTAASAPVQWKAKSSEKGFLVNTSSVGKIIGNKTTKKFYLPGKKNHKILSLNMVFFSSKKEAEDAGYKLAN
- a CDS encoding IS3 family transposase — protein: MTKLSKQDKIDIYNNWKYYGKSSLQLGKEYGITSDSLRYLFKLIDKYGLEILDKPYTFYSIEFKEKAIRRVLSGDETMSQISLDLGLRSRAMLYNWVRKYKENGYNVINHKKGRRSNAEQRQTDSRTSKANQGPQTKEFRAYCRERIYKKIRCLSGTKNQKPKAQEIVSAVTQLRQELHVTVSFVLKVINSKPDLPHLSRSNYYYVQGHDDKDRKNQNIMERIKEVYEEHKHRYGYRRITAQLQREGLKINHKKVKRLMTKMHLYGIAIRRKHKYSSYRGTVGKIKSNLIKRNFKSVIPNKKWYSDVTEFHLNGEKLYLSPIMDGCTQEIVSYTLSRHPVLKQVMDMLKLAYKKYPALNGLVFHTDQGWQYQHPLFQSWLKNHGITQSMSRKGNSLDDGMMEGFFGILKREMFYGFENNFSNLDELEEAIKEYIEYYNTKRIKTVLKNRTPIEYRNAIMNQS
- a CDS encoding ABC transporter permease, with translation MSLITSTIGQGLIWAILALGLYLSFRILDIADMTVEGTFPFGAAVCVSSLVHGVNPWVATLLSFIAGLITGAVTGLLYTKGKIPVLLAGILTMTGIYSVNLHILGKANVGLLNHATLFSGKFLANLPDGFASVTVGLIAAVVIVILVALFLNTELGQSFIATGDNEKMARSLGINTDNMKILGLMISNGLIGLSGGLIAQNSGYADVNQGIGTIVIGLAAIIIGEVFYRNLSLTARLIAVVVGSILYRFVLLIVLQLGFSTNDFKLLSAIILAICLMLPLFENKFHLRKSIKKGVEKP
- a CDS encoding ABC transporter ATP-binding protein; protein product: MNQEILKLKNINTVVNAGSSDEKKILKNLNLTLHQGDFVTLLGTNGAGKSTLLNVINGSLMPASGEVFLKGKNITRLNDVKRTKYIAQVFQDPKMGTAPRMTVAENLLLATKRGQRRTLKLRKLDQQLDFFKEKTAQLPNGLQDRLNTFAGNLSGGQRQTLSFLMATITRPDVLLLDEHTAALDPNTSRGLLELTDKVVKKDNLTCIMITHQLKDALLYGNRTLILKDGQVVLDVTGQERNNLTEEKILKYFAN
- the trpX gene encoding tryptophan ABC transporter substrate-binding protein, coding for MKKLVTTIILLFIFLITAFFVESNDNATNNSASKPIVGILQTVSHPSLDEIHRGIIAGLKEDGYVNHKNITIDFENAQGDQSNLKSMSDRFIQKNAKVTIGIATPAAQALANEPGKTPVIMGAISDPIGSGLVHSLEHPGGKVTGVKDMQPIKQQLDLIQAFLPKLKDIGVLYTSSDDSSTSEFKEFKRLAQQRKLRVHPYTITSTNDIQQVAQTMAGQVQAVYVPTDNTVASGFSSLIKITNQAHLPVFPAVDAMVKSGGVAATYVSQFDMGKATGKIAAEVLKGKNPSEIPVKVIHSYSTIINEKAANELHLQIPTAIIKQAQKKGSIIK
- a CDS encoding IS3 family transposase (programmed frameshift); this translates as MTKYSNGFKIKIVSEFFNHQDSIKGLSRKYNIPYSMVYKWIHQADENGLESLKIKHKKMNYSPEFKLNVVRYYLNNPNLGITPVAAKFNINSSQVYTWVNKFKKEGMAGLLPKQKGHPSKMPKKPKKKQAQKIKLSEKQKYEEKIIKQEAEIEKLKLENLGLKKSGCPLSSLSNKEKTLIIKDIRAKVPTVKLNTLFSLLKLNRKTYYDNLKNRINKCDRYAKVKKEINHIYYDESNETYGYRRIWGALKDTGINLAKETVRKIMRDMGIKTMIYHKNTAKYSSYKGSVGKKAPNILNQIFDETIPYKVLHTDVTEYKLTNGKKVYISPIVDEASLEILACAVSYSPEMKTIYRMLDELEVNLPKDARPILHSDQGFQYQNAGYQARLKEMNITQSMSRKGNCHDNAPGETIFNLMKRECLNRLKIGSLEEMKQVLSKYVTWFNNIRRSNKLKYTTPVK